From Hartmannibacter diazotrophicus, a single genomic window includes:
- a CDS encoding response regulator, which yields MSLSARIVTHLPLLRRFARAVTGSQTSGDAHVAAMLEALIADVSIFPASSNDRIAVYKLFCKIFGSAAIEVDPSASPYAWERRAVANLAQLSSRSRQAFLLIAVEGFSPLEAAEILEATEAEFGQLLDAAAHEISRQVSTDIMIVEDEPLIAMDIEQMVLDLGHRVTGIARTHAEATELFKRTRPGMILADIQLADGSSGIDAMNEILAVESLPVIFITAFPERLLTGERPEPTFLVTKPFNPDMVKALISQALFFNDQAAAAA from the coding sequence ATGTCGTTGTCCGCCAGAATTGTAACGCATCTGCCGTTGCTGCGGCGCTTTGCTCGCGCGGTAACCGGGTCCCAGACGTCGGGCGACGCCCATGTGGCGGCAATGCTGGAGGCACTCATCGCGGACGTGTCGATCTTTCCGGCATCGTCCAACGACCGGATCGCCGTCTACAAGCTCTTCTGCAAGATCTTCGGCTCCGCCGCGATCGAGGTCGATCCGAGCGCCTCGCCCTATGCCTGGGAGCGCAGGGCGGTCGCCAACCTGGCCCAGCTTTCCAGCCGCAGCCGCCAGGCCTTCCTGCTGATTGCCGTCGAGGGGTTCTCTCCGCTGGAAGCCGCGGAGATCCTGGAAGCGACGGAAGCGGAGTTCGGGCAGCTGCTCGACGCAGCCGCGCATGAAATCTCCCGGCAGGTCTCCACAGACATCATGATCGTCGAGGACGAACCGCTTATCGCCATGGACATCGAGCAGATGGTGCTCGATCTCGGTCATCGGGTGACCGGCATTGCCCGGACCCATGCCGAGGCGACGGAGCTCTTCAAGCGCACGCGCCCCGGCATGATCCTGGCCGACATTCAGTTGGCGGACGGCAGTTCCGGCATCGACGCGATGAACGAAATCCTGGCGGTCGAAAGCCTGCCGGTGATCTTCATCACGGCGTTTCCCGAGCGGCTGCTCACCGGCGAGCGGCCGGAACCGACCTTCCTGGTGACCAAGCCCTTCAACCCCGACATGGTGAAGGCTCTGATCAGTCAGGCTCTCTTCTTCAACGATCAGGCCGCCGCGGCGGCCTGA
- a CDS encoding NepR family anti-sigma factor, with product MTDTSQAAGQVAGSEARPKDAPGSAETNGAISRKLRELYQTVQDEGVPDRFLDLLDKLDAAERLADRERQK from the coding sequence ATGACAGACACTTCGCAGGCAGCCGGGCAAGTCGCCGGCTCGGAAGCAAGGCCAAAGGATGCCCCCGGTTCGGCCGAGACCAACGGGGCAATTTCGCGCAAGCTGCGCGAACTTTACCAGACCGTTCAGGACGAGGGCGTACCCGACCGCTTTCTCGATCTCCTCGACAAACTCGACGCGGCCGAACGTCTCGCAGACAGGGAGCGGCAGAAATGA
- a CDS encoding sigma-70 family RNA polymerase sigma factor, protein MSETVSDPHAFKRELLAAIPGIRAFAVSLAGSYDRADDLVQDTILKAWDKQASFTLGTNMKAWLITILRNDFYSKMRKRGREVQDSDGVFTERLAVHPAQHGSLDLDDFRTALAELPEDQREALLLVGASGFSYEETAEICGCAVGTIKSRINRARTRLQERLGIEAESDYGPDAYTAAITLTGAIG, encoded by the coding sequence ATGAGTGAAACTGTCAGCGATCCCCACGCCTTCAAGCGCGAACTGCTTGCGGCCATCCCCGGCATCCGCGCCTTCGCCGTCTCTCTGGCCGGCAGCTATGACCGGGCCGACGACCTCGTTCAGGACACGATCCTGAAAGCCTGGGACAAGCAGGCGAGCTTCACGCTCGGCACCAACATGAAGGCGTGGCTCATCACCATCCTGCGCAACGACTTCTACAGCAAGATGCGCAAGCGCGGACGCGAGGTGCAGGACAGCGACGGAGTCTTCACGGAGCGCCTGGCCGTTCACCCCGCCCAGCACGGCTCGCTCGACCTCGACGACTTCCGCACGGCTCTTGCCGAGCTTCCTGAGGATCAGCGCGAGGCCCTGCTCCTCGTCGGCGCCTCCGGCTTTTCCTATGAAGAAACAGCTGAAATCTGCGGCTGCGCTGTCGGCACGATCAAGAGCCGCATCAACCGGGCCCGCACCCGTCTGCAGGAACGCCTCGGCATCGAGGCGGAAAGCGACTACGGGCCGGATGCCTATACGGCTGCCATCACCCTGACAGGAGCGATAGGCTGA
- a CDS encoding Crp/Fnr family transcriptional regulator, with translation MTVVNGNHCTIRTSCTDCPLHALEGFRPFTPDQLSFISHFKVGEFTANAGATILVEGAHSAHLFTVLEGWGFRHKVLDDGRRQILNYVLPGSLVGLQGSLLGEMQHSVEALTPMTLCVFERDRIDELFRNHPALAYDVTWIAAREERILDEHLLSIGRRSALERSAYLLAALAERSRVTGQSKTKNGDPVHLPITQVHVADTLGLSVVHTNKTLRKLADRNLIRWLDRGCEVRNVTTLAEVAGWELPEEFGRPFL, from the coding sequence ATGACCGTCGTGAATGGAAATCACTGCACGATCCGCACATCCTGCACCGATTGCCCCCTGCACGCCCTGGAAGGGTTTCGCCCGTTCACGCCCGACCAGCTGTCCTTCATCTCGCACTTCAAGGTCGGCGAATTCACCGCCAATGCCGGAGCGACGATCCTGGTCGAGGGCGCGCACAGCGCCCATCTCTTCACCGTGCTTGAAGGTTGGGGCTTTCGGCACAAGGTTCTGGACGACGGCCGGCGCCAGATTCTCAACTACGTGCTTCCGGGCAGTCTCGTCGGCCTGCAGGGCAGCCTTCTTGGCGAAATGCAGCATTCCGTCGAGGCACTGACGCCGATGACGCTCTGCGTTTTCGAGCGCGACCGGATCGACGAGCTCTTCCGCAATCATCCGGCACTCGCCTATGACGTCACATGGATCGCGGCGCGCGAGGAACGAATTCTCGACGAGCATCTCCTCAGCATCGGCCGGCGCTCCGCCCTGGAGCGCTCCGCCTATCTGCTTGCCGCCCTTGCCGAACGCTCTCGCGTGACCGGCCAGTCGAAGACCAAGAACGGCGACCCGGTGCATCTTCCCATCACCCAGGTCCACGTCGCCGACACGCTCGGCCTGTCGGTCGTCCACACCAACAAGACCTTGCGCAAGCTGGCCGATCGCAACCTCATCCGCTGGCTCGACCGGGGCTGCGAGGTGCGCAATGTCACAACCCTCGCCGAGGTTGCCGGTTGGGAACTGCCGGAGGAATTCGGCCGCCCATTCCTCTAG
- a CDS encoding glycogen/starch/alpha-glucan phosphorylase, translating into MDTNAMKNWDDRGTTAEAIRAGMIDKLVYSVGKDPEHATLQDWSTALGLVVRDHVVDHWFRASHRSHEEKKKRVYYLSMEFLIGRLFNDAIANLQIEPAVQEALSTYGLELRDLLDQESDAALGNGGLGRLAACFLDSMSRLEIPAFGYGIRYEHGLFRQRFHDGWQIEEAEDWLVSGHVWEFERLEARYTIKFGGHISFDGQGNTKWHAEETVFAMAYDTPITGWQGKHVNTLRLWSSRPTEILDLRRFNSGDYLNAAEKMIRAETISRVLYPDDTTPEGKELRLKQEYFFTSASLQDLIRRYLTEHDDIRHLPDFVSIQMNDTHPAIAVAELMRLLTDEHRLSFVDAFDIVQKTLSYTNHTLLPEALERWHVGLFRKVLPRHMQIIEWIDFHHLAEVQSRNLAVSLEDVRIIGHGSEVRMGNLAFIGSKKVNGVSALHTELMKQTVFAEFHRLYPDRIVNETNGITPRRWLYECNPPLRKLLMETIGTDWIANLEKIDAAAAFATDASFKEKFAAAKHANKIRLAGVIEKKLGLRVDPTALFDVQIKRIHEYKRQFLNILETIALYQAIRRSPANDWTPRVKIFGGKAAPGYHVAKQIIKLANDVAKIVNSDPVVGDRLKVAFLPNYNVSLAEVIIPAADLSEQISTAGMEASGTGNMKLALNGALTIGTLDGANVEIGERVGPENIYIFGLTSEDVAEIRVKGYDSRATIEGDPVLSDVLRAIAEGDFSPDDPSRYHDLTDILYNSDYFLVTADFQSYFQRQRDVDHGFRDTSRWTERAILNTANVGWFSSDRTIRGYAADIWNVPSV; encoded by the coding sequence ATGGATACCAACGCAATGAAGAACTGGGACGACCGTGGAACGACGGCCGAGGCCATCCGCGCGGGCATGATCGACAAGCTGGTCTATTCGGTCGGCAAGGACCCCGAACACGCCACTCTGCAGGATTGGTCCACCGCCCTCGGCCTCGTTGTCCGCGACCATGTCGTCGATCATTGGTTCCGCGCCTCGCACCGCTCGCACGAGGAAAAGAAGAAGCGCGTCTACTATCTCTCGATGGAGTTTCTGATCGGCCGGCTCTTCAACGACGCGATCGCCAATCTCCAGATCGAACCGGCCGTGCAGGAAGCGCTCAGCACCTATGGCCTTGAGCTGCGCGATCTGCTGGATCAGGAAAGCGACGCGGCGCTCGGCAACGGCGGCCTCGGACGCCTCGCCGCCTGTTTCCTCGATTCCATGTCACGGCTCGAAATCCCCGCCTTCGGCTACGGCATCCGCTACGAGCACGGCCTTTTCCGCCAGCGCTTCCACGACGGCTGGCAGATCGAGGAAGCCGAGGACTGGCTGGTCTCGGGCCACGTCTGGGAATTCGAGCGCCTGGAAGCCCGCTACACCATCAAGTTCGGCGGACACATTTCCTTCGACGGCCAGGGCAACACGAAATGGCATGCCGAAGAGACGGTCTTTGCCATGGCCTACGATACGCCGATCACCGGCTGGCAGGGCAAGCACGTCAACACGCTGCGTCTGTGGTCCTCGCGTCCGACGGAAATCCTCGACCTGCGGCGTTTCAACAGCGGCGACTACCTCAACGCCGCCGAGAAGATGATCCGCGCCGAGACCATTTCGCGCGTGCTCTACCCGGACGACACCACGCCGGAAGGCAAGGAACTGCGGCTGAAGCAGGAGTATTTCTTCACCTCGGCCTCGCTGCAGGATCTCATCCGCCGCTATCTCACCGAACATGACGATATCCGCCACCTGCCGGATTTCGTCTCGATCCAGATGAACGACACCCACCCGGCGATCGCGGTGGCCGAACTGATGCGCCTTCTGACCGACGAGCATCGCCTGTCCTTCGTCGATGCCTTCGACATCGTCCAGAAGACCCTCTCCTACACCAACCACACCCTGCTGCCGGAAGCCCTCGAGCGCTGGCACGTCGGCCTCTTCCGCAAGGTGCTGCCGCGCCACATGCAGATCATTGAGTGGATCGACTTCCATCACCTCGCCGAGGTCCAGTCCCGCAATCTCGCCGTTTCGCTGGAGGATGTGCGCATCATCGGCCACGGCTCCGAGGTCCGGATGGGCAACCTCGCCTTCATCGGGTCGAAGAAGGTGAACGGCGTCTCCGCCCTTCACACCGAACTCATGAAGCAGACCGTCTTCGCCGAGTTCCACCGCCTCTATCCGGATCGCATCGTCAACGAGACCAACGGCATCACCCCGCGCCGCTGGCTCTATGAATGCAATCCGCCGCTGCGCAAGCTCCTGATGGAGACGATCGGCACCGACTGGATCGCCAACCTCGAAAAGATCGACGCGGCCGCCGCCTTTGCGACCGATGCCTCCTTCAAGGAGAAGTTCGCCGCCGCCAAGCATGCCAACAAGATCCGCCTCGCCGGCGTGATCGAGAAGAAGCTCGGCCTGAGGGTCGATCCGACCGCGCTCTTCGACGTGCAAATCAAGCGCATTCACGAATACAAGCGCCAGTTCCTCAACATCCTGGAGACGATCGCGCTCTATCAGGCGATCCGCCGTTCGCCCGCCAACGACTGGACGCCACGCGTCAAGATCTTCGGCGGCAAGGCCGCGCCCGGCTATCATGTGGCCAAGCAGATCATCAAGCTCGCCAACGACGTCGCCAAGATCGTCAACTCCGATCCCGTCGTCGGCGACCGGCTGAAGGTCGCTTTCCTGCCGAACTACAACGTCTCCCTGGCCGAGGTGATCATCCCGGCCGCCGATCTGTCCGAGCAGATTTCGACGGCCGGCATGGAGGCATCGGGCACCGGCAACATGAAGCTGGCGCTCAACGGCGCGCTCACGATCGGCACGCTCGACGGCGCCAATGTCGAAATCGGCGAGCGCGTCGGCCCGGAAAACATCTACATCTTTGGCCTGACATCGGAAGACGTCGCGGAAATCCGGGTCAAGGGCTACGACTCGCGCGCGACGATCGAGGGCGATCCGGTTCTCTCCGACGTGCTGCGCGCCATCGCCGAGGGCGATTTCTCGCCGGACGATCCGTCCCGCTACCACGACCTGACCGACATCCTCTACAACAGCGACTATTTCCTGGTGACGGCGGACTTCCAGTCCTATTTCCAGCGCCAGCGCGATGTCGACCACGGCTTCCGCGACACGTCCCGCTGGACGGAACGGGCGATCCTCAACACCGCCAATGTCGGCTGGTTCTCGTCCGACCGCACGATTCGCGGCTATGCGGCCGACATCTGGAACGTGCCATCCGTCTGA
- the recG gene encoding ATP-dependent DNA helicase RecG, which produces MRPTILDPLFRPLETLAGIGPRAAPRLAKLVGPTGETAREAVVADLLFHLPTSIIDRRRRGQIATTPDGVMTTLTVRVDRIKPGNSYGKRTPTRVYVHDESGEMALVYFHAQANWLEKLFPIGEIRWISGTMEWFNGAPQMVHPDHVVAEDDLASLPLLEPVYPLTEGIGLKQLRKAIESALGQVPDLPEWLDAGIRDRQHWPSFAEALHSLHDPDDAPDVAPEGPAWSRLAYDELLAGQLALALVRASLRKSTGRPRVASGLLAGKIRAALPFALTGAQNRSIDEINADLAQPERMIRLVQGDVGSGKTLVGLFAAATVIETGGQAAFMAPTELLARQHARSMAPLCEAAGIRLAVLTGRDKGRERDRILQDLASGDIDLIVGTHAVFQSDVAFHDLGLAIIDEQHRFGVHQRLALSAKGAGTDLLVMTATPIPRTLLLSYFGDMDVSRLDEKPAGRQPIATRSVSLDRIGEVVDRIGAAVRSEDAKVYWVCPLVEESEVSDLAAATERFEDLAHLYGSAVELVHGRMKAAEKDEAMRRFQSGDARILVSTTVIEVGVDVPDATIIVIEHAERFGLAQLHQLRGRVGRGDKPSTCLLLFKGPLGETAKARLNVMRETEDGFRIAEEDLKLRGGGELLGTRQSGMPGFSIARPEVHNELVELARDDAALFLRNDPDLKSDRGQALRVLLYLFGRDEAVRLLRAG; this is translated from the coding sequence ATGCGTCCGACGATTCTCGATCCGCTCTTCAGGCCGCTGGAAACGCTCGCCGGCATTGGACCGCGCGCGGCGCCGCGTCTGGCCAAGCTCGTCGGGCCCACCGGAGAAACCGCCCGCGAGGCGGTCGTCGCCGACCTCCTCTTCCATCTGCCGACAAGCATCATCGATCGCCGTCGCCGCGGCCAGATCGCGACCACACCGGATGGCGTAATGACGACCCTCACGGTGCGCGTCGACCGCATCAAGCCCGGCAATTCCTATGGCAAGCGCACGCCGACGCGCGTCTACGTCCACGACGAGTCGGGCGAGATGGCTCTCGTCTATTTCCATGCACAGGCAAACTGGCTTGAGAAGCTGTTCCCCATCGGCGAGATCCGATGGATCAGCGGCACGATGGAGTGGTTCAACGGCGCGCCGCAGATGGTGCATCCCGATCATGTGGTCGCCGAGGACGATCTCGCCAGCCTGCCGCTGCTGGAGCCTGTCTATCCGCTGACAGAGGGCATCGGCCTGAAGCAGTTGAGGAAGGCGATCGAGTCGGCGCTTGGCCAGGTGCCGGACCTGCCGGAATGGCTCGATGCCGGTATCCGGGATCGCCAGCACTGGCCGTCCTTTGCCGAGGCGCTGCACAGCTTGCACGATCCGGACGATGCGCCCGATGTCGCTCCGGAAGGCCCCGCCTGGTCGCGCCTTGCCTATGACGAACTGCTGGCAGGACAGTTAGCACTCGCTCTCGTGCGCGCGTCGCTGCGCAAGTCGACCGGCCGCCCGCGTGTCGCCAGTGGCCTCCTCGCCGGGAAGATAAGGGCCGCCCTGCCCTTCGCCCTCACCGGTGCCCAGAACCGTTCCATCGACGAAATCAACGCCGATCTCGCCCAGCCGGAACGCATGATCCGCCTCGTCCAGGGCGACGTCGGCTCGGGCAAGACGCTGGTTGGCCTCTTTGCCGCCGCCACCGTGATCGAGACCGGCGGTCAGGCCGCCTTCATGGCGCCGACGGAACTGCTGGCCCGCCAGCATGCCCGCTCCATGGCCCCGCTTTGCGAGGCGGCAGGCATCCGCCTTGCGGTGCTGACCGGACGCGACAAGGGCCGTGAGCGCGACCGCATCCTTCAGGACCTTGCAAGCGGCGACATCGACCTCATCGTCGGCACCCATGCGGTTTTCCAGAGCGACGTCGCGTTTCACGATCTCGGCCTTGCCATCATCGACGAACAGCACCGCTTCGGCGTTCACCAGCGCCTCGCCCTCTCGGCCAAGGGCGCGGGCACGGACCTGCTCGTGATGACCGCGACCCCGATCCCGCGCACCCTGTTGCTGAGCTATTTCGGCGACATGGACGTCTCGCGGCTCGACGAAAAGCCGGCGGGCCGCCAGCCGATCGCCACCCGCTCCGTCAGCCTCGATCGCATCGGCGAGGTCGTGGACCGCATTGGCGCGGCGGTCAGAAGCGAAGACGCCAAGGTCTACTGGGTCTGCCCATTGGTGGAGGAAAGCGAGGTCTCCGATCTTGCCGCCGCCACGGAGCGCTTTGAGGATCTCGCGCACCTCTACGGCTCCGCCGTCGAACTCGTCCATGGCCGCATGAAGGCGGCGGAGAAGGACGAGGCCATGCGGCGCTTCCAGTCGGGCGATGCGCGCATTCTCGTCTCCACCACGGTGATCGAGGTCGGCGTCGACGTGCCGGACGCAACGATCATCGTCATCGAGCATGCCGAACGCTTCGGCCTCGCCCAGCTTCACCAGCTTCGCGGCCGCGTCGGGCGCGGCGACAAGCCCTCGACCTGCCTGTTGCTCTTCAAGGGACCGCTCGGCGAGACAGCCAAGGCTCGCCTCAATGTCATGCGCGAGACCGAGGACGGTTTCCGCATCGCCGAGGAAGATCTGAAGCTACGTGGTGGCGGTGAGTTGCTCGGCACGCGTCAGAGCGGCATGCCGGGCTTCAGCATCGCCCGGCCGGAAGTCCATAACGAACTCGTCGAACTGGCGCGCGACGACGCCGCACTCTTCCTCAGGAACGACCCGGACCTAAAGTCGGACCGGGGTCAGGCGCTGCGCGTGCTGCTCTATCTCTTCGGACGCGACGAAGCGGTGAGATTGCTGAGGGCCGGATAA
- a CDS encoding methanol/ethanol family PQQ-dependent dehydrogenase: MLQRLIALVLFVLSLPAVTHAAEPSLQTLIDDLGQWPIQTGDYANTRYSELDQINAGNVGRLKVAWTFSTGVLRGHEGGPLIVGDVMYVHTPFPNIVYALDLNDDGAILWKYEPKQDTQAIEVMCCDTVYRGLAYDDGMVFLHQADTTVVALDAKTGAVKWSVKNGDPSKGETNTATVLPAKGKLIVGHAGGEFGARCHLTAYDEKTGKLLWRAYATGPDEDMLIDPEKTTELGRPVGKDSSLSTWEGDQWQIGGACAWGWFSYDPDLNLVYYGSGNPSTWNPVQRPGDNRWSDSIIARDLDTGVARWVYQMTPHDEWDYDGVNEMVLTTQVIDGKPRKVLTHFDRNGFGYTLDRETGELLVAEKFDPAVNWAKGIDMDPASESYGRPIRDPDYSTDQDGTGEDMETSGICPGALGSKNEQPSAYSPKTNLFYVPTNHVCMDYEPFRVKYAVGQAYVGATLRLYPAPVGEGFDEENIMGSLTAWDGASGKIVWALPERFSVWSGVLATAGDVVFYGTLEGYLKAVDATTGKELFTFKTASGIVGNVTTYMHGGKQYVAVLSGIGGWAGIGLAAGLTDPADGSGAVGAYESLAKYTATGGVLTVFELP; the protein is encoded by the coding sequence ATGCTCCAGCGCCTCATCGCCCTCGTCCTTTTCGTTCTGTCCCTGCCTGCCGTCACCCATGCGGCGGAGCCGAGCCTCCAGACGCTGATCGACGATCTCGGCCAGTGGCCGATCCAGACGGGCGACTACGCCAACACGCGTTATTCGGAACTCGACCAGATCAACGCGGGCAACGTCGGCCGGCTGAAGGTGGCATGGACCTTCTCGACGGGGGTGCTGCGCGGGCATGAGGGCGGACCGCTGATCGTCGGCGACGTCATGTATGTCCACACGCCCTTTCCCAACATCGTCTATGCGCTCGACCTCAACGACGACGGCGCGATCCTCTGGAAATACGAACCGAAACAGGACACCCAGGCGATCGAGGTGATGTGCTGCGACACGGTCTACCGCGGCCTTGCCTATGACGACGGCATGGTCTTCCTGCATCAGGCGGACACGACCGTCGTGGCGCTCGACGCGAAGACCGGCGCGGTGAAGTGGTCGGTCAAGAATGGCGATCCGTCCAAGGGCGAGACCAACACGGCGACCGTTTTGCCGGCCAAGGGCAAGCTCATCGTCGGCCATGCGGGCGGCGAATTCGGCGCGCGCTGCCATCTCACTGCCTATGACGAGAAGACGGGCAAGCTGCTCTGGCGCGCCTATGCCACCGGGCCCGACGAGGACATGCTGATCGATCCGGAGAAGACGACCGAACTCGGCAGGCCGGTCGGCAAGGACTCCAGCCTTTCGACATGGGAAGGCGACCAGTGGCAGATCGGCGGGGCCTGCGCCTGGGGCTGGTTCTCCTACGATCCGGACCTCAACCTCGTCTACTACGGCAGCGGCAACCCCTCGACCTGGAACCCCGTGCAGCGGCCCGGCGACAACCGATGGTCCGACAGCATCATCGCCCGCGATCTCGACACCGGCGTTGCGCGCTGGGTCTACCAGATGACGCCGCATGACGAGTGGGACTACGACGGGGTCAACGAGATGGTGCTGACGACCCAGGTCATCGACGGCAAGCCGCGCAAGGTGCTGACCCATTTCGACCGCAACGGCTTCGGTTACACGCTAGATCGCGAGACCGGCGAACTGCTGGTCGCCGAAAAGTTCGATCCAGCCGTCAACTGGGCCAAGGGCATCGACATGGATCCGGCGAGCGAGAGTTACGGTCGGCCGATCCGCGATCCCGATTATTCGACCGACCAGGACGGGACGGGCGAGGACATGGAGACAAGCGGCATCTGCCCCGGCGCTCTCGGTTCCAAGAACGAGCAGCCCTCTGCCTATTCGCCGAAGACCAATCTCTTCTATGTGCCGACCAACCATGTCTGCATGGACTATGAACCCTTCCGGGTGAAATACGCCGTCGGTCAGGCCTATGTCGGCGCGACGCTGAGGCTTTATCCGGCGCCGGTGGGAGAGGGCTTCGACGAAGAGAACATCATGGGTTCCCTCACCGCCTGGGATGGAGCGAGCGGCAAGATCGTCTGGGCGCTTCCCGAGCGCTTCTCCGTCTGGTCGGGCGTTCTGGCAACGGCGGGCGATGTCGTTTTCTACGGCACGCTGGAGGGCTACCTGAAAGCGGTCGACGCGACGACCGGCAAGGAGCTTTTCACGTTCAAGACGGCCTCGGGTATCGTCGGCAACGTGACGACATACATGCACGGTGGCAAGCAGTATGTCGCCGTGCTCTCCGGCATCGGCGGCTGGGCCGGTATCGGCCTTGCGGCGGGTCTCACCGACCCGGCGGATGGCTCCGGTGCTGTCGGGGCCTATGAGAGCCTTGCGAAATACACCGCGACCGGCGGCGTGCTGACGGTGTTCGAACTGCCGTAG
- a CDS encoding DUF2459 domain-containing protein, producing the protein MAKAATKRKPGTRKKRTKARPFTGLKRVAIVLAAFVAVFAGAIWWTARPGSPLLYPPRAGAATIEVAIANHGWHAGLIVPTDRLRQVAYQDNLSALIDISERFLPHRYLEIGWGDEDFYRNTPVLSLSAIPTAVGALIGGERSTVFHLVGLDNEPRRAFARADVEEIALSEPGFRVLAARLNEAFARNTSGAPVDLGKGLYGDSAFYRAMGTYSLLDTCNHFTGRLLNAAGMAVWPVFDTISAGLMWDIRWHEGGKRAG; encoded by the coding sequence GTGGCGAAAGCGGCGACGAAGCGGAAACCCGGCACGCGGAAGAAAAGGACGAAGGCGCGGCCTTTCACCGGGCTGAAGCGTGTCGCCATTGTTCTCGCGGCTTTTGTCGCTGTCTTCGCCGGGGCGATCTGGTGGACGGCGCGGCCTGGCAGTCCGTTGCTCTACCCGCCACGTGCGGGGGCGGCGACGATCGAGGTGGCCATCGCCAATCATGGCTGGCACGCGGGGTTGATCGTGCCGACGGACCGGCTGCGGCAGGTCGCCTATCAGGATAATCTTTCGGCCCTCATCGACATCTCGGAGCGTTTTTTGCCGCATCGCTATCTCGAGATCGGCTGGGGCGACGAGGATTTCTACCGCAACACGCCGGTCCTCTCCCTTTCAGCAATCCCGACTGCGGTCGGCGCCCTGATCGGCGGCGAGCGCTCGACCGTCTTCCATCTTGTCGGTCTCGACAACGAGCCGCGCCGGGCCTTTGCGCGCGCCGACGTCGAGGAGATCGCACTTTCGGAGCCGGGTTTTCGCGTGCTCGCGGCGCGGCTCAACGAGGCTTTCGCGAGGAATACATCCGGAGCACCGGTCGATCTCGGCAAGGGGCTTTATGGCGACAGCGCCTTCTACAGGGCGATGGGGACCTACAGCCTTCTCGACACCTGCAACCACTTCACCGGGCGGCTGCTGAATGCGGCCGGCATGGCAGTCTGGCCGGTGTTCGACACGATTTCCGCCGGGCTGATGTGGGACATTCGCTGGCATGAAGGCGGCAAGCGGGCCGGCTGA
- a CDS encoding VOC family protein, which produces MRWRGVHHVEFSVLDYEASVAFYDRMFGWLGYKSFWTLDIGYHSTYYMARFPVPHSYIGIQPAKSGEKLRHEDRSVGIHHIALWARSRREVDDFYSDFLLKNGLDVTDPPREYAVYAPGYYAVFFDDPINGIHWELAHTPRLPSPFALRRWMKAMKEATAGHPEWNGSPAAAAMRQLPKR; this is translated from the coding sequence ATGCGCTGGCGCGGTGTCCACCACGTCGAATTTTCAGTCCTCGACTATGAGGCGTCGGTCGCCTTCTACGACAGGATGTTCGGCTGGCTCGGCTACAAGAGTTTCTGGACGCTCGATATCGGCTACCATTCGACCTACTACATGGCCCGTTTTCCGGTCCCGCACAGCTATATCGGCATCCAGCCGGCGAAAAGTGGCGAAAAACTGCGGCACGAGGATCGCTCGGTCGGCATCCACCATATCGCGCTCTGGGCCAGAAGCCGGCGCGAGGTCGACGACTTTTATTCGGATTTTCTGCTGAAGAACGGCCTCGACGTCACCGATCCGCCTCGGGAATATGCGGTCTACGCACCCGGCTATTACGCGGTCTTTTTCGATGATCCGATCAACGGCATCCACTGGGAACTGGCGCATACGCCGCGCCTGCCCTCGCCTTTCGCGCTTCGTCGCTGGATGAAGGCAATGAAGGAGGCAACGGCCGGCCATCCCGAATGGAACGGCTCCCCGGCCGCCGCAGCCATGCGGCAGCTGCCAAAGCGCTGA